The stretch of DNA TTTTATACGATGATTAAAATCAGGCTGAAGATTTTTATCAACAATAGAATTACGGTCATCTAAAATAAAATGCTGACTTAGGCTAGGTAAAAAATTATCCCATTCCTTGGTGTTGATAAATGTGATTAATCCACTTTCGTAAATAATATCAATAGACCCATTGGTTATTTTCTCTTCAGAAATAGCATCGACTTGACCAAATAAATAGTGACCTAAATAAATCAATTTTTCAATACTAAGTACGCTTCTTTGTATCCACTTTTGATCCGGGGCAGAATTAGAAGAAACTAGATCCTGCAAACACGATTGTTGTAAGATCATTTTTAATACCCGTCGGTAAAGAGCAAAGTATTGATAATCTACAGGGAGGTTATAGTTGTTCTGTGTTTTATAAGATAATTTTGCACTTTCTTCATGGTAGAAAATAGATATAAACAAAAAAAAGAACATCATTTATTTTCTTTAACTCTTGTTGAATTTCATCTGCATAAAAATTAAAAGTGTCCTGCAAGGCGGAAAGCATATCTTCTCTTTTAACCTTTATTCCATATTTATCCTGAATTAATCGACTTAGTTTTTCCCTATATGCCGGTTCGTGTGTTTTATTGGCAGTTATAACTTGAAATGCTTCATTCTCGCAAATAATGGTTTTTAGAGGCATAGTCGTTTTAATCACTAAAAATCATAGGTCGGCTTTGCATTTGCTTCTAATTCACCAACTTCTTCTAAGTATTTTTCGGCAATGTAAAAAGCTAAATTTCTTACTTGGGAAGTTGTTAACTCAAGATGCAACCCTAGATTATTATTTCTATCATAATCTTCAATTACTATACCTTTCCATTTATTATCCTCAGAAATAGCTTCAATTCTTTGATGAGAAATTCCATTACGAATTCTATTTAGAAGATTTTTTAAATCGTAATTAAAGTTTCGTGGATCAAATTGAAAATGTGGTGAATTAATAACAAAATTAATCTCAGGAATTTCATCTAGATTTTGATTCATGAAAGCTAGTTTTCTTATTCTGGAATTATGCTGTTGCGGCAAAACAATTAAACTTAATACACTATTCATAAGTAAAGTTAAATTGAAAACACCGTCATATGTTTCAATGAGCTTTTTAGTTCTCTTAATCAATTCAATATCATATCTTCCATTTTCAATTCCCATAAGTTGTCATTTTTTGTTCGAAAGTTGTATTCTTCCTAAATCGATTTAACCTAAACAAATTTCTGAATATTCATCATATATCCTAACTGAAGACCTTCATGATAATTGTTAAATTCAAATGCGTCTTTTAATGATGATAAGTGAAATCCTGTACCCGTCATTCGTTCATTGCATATTCCGGGGAAAGTTTACCAGCGTTCCGTGATGAAAGCTTACCACTTATTCCGGACGAAGAACCACTATGCAGCGGAACGCTGGTAAACTATAGAGCGGAATATGCAGTTCATTGAATGTGACGAATTTCGCGTTGGCGAAGTCTTTTTCCGTTTCTAGCAGTGAAATTAAGAGTTCTTTCAATTCATTTGCTTGCCTTTCCGTGGTCTGTCCTGTGGGTTTTGTTCCCGGCTTATAAAGGTCAAATAATTCTCCTGAAAATGTATCCTTCCAAGCCTGATGATTTATATATCAATGCTTGCTGGGCAACTATTTCATGACCAATATTCCAAATCAGATTATTATTAAATCCGGCCGGAACTTTATTTAGTTGGTCTATAGTGTATTTAAGTTTTAACTTAATTGTATATAAGGATTATTAATTTTCATTACCCATGTCCCATTTTCTGGACTGTACTTAAAATCAATACCAGGAATGCTATTTATTGTTGAAAAGTCAATATCAGATTCTGAAATGTCTTCTAGAATACTCAAGTCAGGACTAAGTAAATACTGCTTTCCATTTATGTTTTTAGCAATTAAAGTATTTGTTTTTTCATGAATATTTCCAAATGTAAAGGGTGGTATATTTTTAACCTTTGTAACTCGTCTATTAGCTGTACGACTAAGCAGGTCAAGCCATTCTCCTGCAGTTGCAGAAACTTGCTCTTTATAAGAATCTTTATGCAATACTAAGTCTCTCTTATAATCGGAAATACTTCTTTCCCACAGCTCATCGTCAAATAATTCTCCCAGTTCATCTGCAGAAGATCTGGACCTAATTCCTGCTTGATAAATCTTGACTTTCGTTAATGATGGCAGGCCGGATTCGACAAGTATTGAAAGTTCTTCAATTATAACAGCTTCATCCTCGTTTTCGATATTACGCATTTTTTTAGCAATACCATTTAGTATCCAAGGTAGCTTAAACGTATATAGCTTAGTTATTATTTCAATTCCATTTTCAAAAGGAATAATTGTTGAAATGGGAGAAGCATTGATCCACATTTGACGTATTGAATTTACGTCTTTACTCTTAATTGAATCAC from Solitalea canadensis DSM 3403 encodes:
- a CDS encoding HEPN family nuclease, producing MGIENGRYDIELIKRTKKLIETYDGVFNLTLLMNSVLSLIVLPQQHNSRIRKLAFMNQNLDEIPEINFVINSPHFQFDPRNFNYDLKNLLNRIRNGISHQRIEAISEDNKWKGIVIEDYDRNNNLGLHLELTTSQVRNLAFYIAEKYLEEVGELEANAKPTYDF
- a CDS encoding DinB family protein, with the protein product MKLKLKYTIDQLNKVPAGFNNNLIWNIGHEIVAQQALIYKSSGLEGYIFRRII